In a genomic window of beta proteobacterium MWH-UniP1:
- a CDS encoding protein-disulfide reductase DsbD domain-containing protein encodes MTAFKKILSALIGSLALLGPGLHMAHAQGLLQKAQSVQAQSGGREGLVRAGEVQAGLVAEKTAALAGKPFALGLRIIHDPHWHTYWRNPGDSGLPTSMAWQLPSGWQAGPIQWPTPKRLPVGPLANFGFEGDLLLPVELVVPANATPGPVRLTAKASWLVCKDVCIPGEAELAIVVTVTRDASSIQDTSDAALFARARSAIPKPDTTRVVRAYLADKTLSLVWLSNQASESAGFFYPYTEALIHPAGAQRLVKTADGFRVDIALGEASKSAVQEVQKTKHVEGIWVVSDTAGVAWRAALQSGPAPAEVALVSAGQTAEQAAPRKAESAGWGALGAAMIGALLGGMILNLMPCVFPVIGLKVLSFAQSAHSRAGAIQHALIFASGVIVSFLALAGLLLALRAAGDAVGWGFQLQSPWVVLLLAFLFVAIAVNLFGGFEMGLMGSRVANLSFAERASSSSGALGAFSSGILAVVVASPCTAPFMGSAIGFTATAGIAETLAVFAALGVGMSLPYLVLAAWPGLLERMPRPGLWMVRFKQAMAFPMLAAAAWLFWVLANLQGPQVVLAALIGAIALSLGLWCYGVIQRGGSKIAAGLTLVLMMVLVAYAAIEATRAVSPAAAPTNLSSTGPGVSVSGDGPVSSFAPQNSAAMWQPWAPGLPERLQAQGHTVFVDFTATWCISCQANKVRVLQKESVINAFTQSGVKTVRADWTRRDDQIGAELARHGRNGIPLYLVYPRGGGAPKILSEWLTEKEVMDAIR; translated from the coding sequence ATGACGGCATTTAAAAAAATCCTTTCAGCCTTAATCGGCAGCCTGGCCTTGCTTGGCCCGGGGCTACACATGGCCCACGCCCAGGGCCTGTTGCAAAAGGCCCAGTCGGTGCAGGCCCAATCGGGTGGCCGCGAGGGGCTGGTGCGGGCAGGGGAGGTCCAGGCCGGTCTGGTCGCAGAAAAAACGGCTGCACTGGCTGGCAAACCGTTTGCTTTGGGCTTGCGCATCATTCACGACCCCCATTGGCACACCTATTGGCGAAACCCTGGGGACTCTGGCCTGCCCACCAGCATGGCGTGGCAGTTGCCCTCTGGCTGGCAGGCCGGACCAATTCAGTGGCCCACCCCGAAGCGTTTACCGGTGGGCCCGCTGGCCAACTTTGGCTTCGAGGGTGATCTGCTTCTGCCCGTAGAACTCGTGGTGCCGGCCAACGCCACGCCGGGTCCGGTGCGACTCACGGCAAAGGCCAGCTGGCTCGTCTGCAAAGATGTCTGCATTCCCGGTGAAGCGGAGCTGGCGATTGTCGTTACCGTCACGCGTGATGCATCAAGCATTCAAGACACATCGGATGCGGCGCTTTTTGCGCGGGCAAGAAGTGCAATTCCAAAGCCCGATACGACTCGGGTGGTGCGCGCGTACTTGGCGGACAAGACCCTGTCTTTGGTGTGGTTGTCCAATCAGGCCAGCGAATCAGCGGGCTTTTTCTATCCCTATACCGAAGCTCTCATTCACCCCGCAGGAGCCCAGCGTTTAGTCAAAACCGCAGATGGTTTCCGGGTAGACATTGCATTGGGTGAGGCATCGAAGTCAGCCGTGCAAGAGGTGCAAAAAACCAAACACGTTGAGGGCATCTGGGTGGTGTCAGACACCGCGGGGGTGGCGTGGCGGGCGGCATTGCAGTCGGGCCCAGCGCCAGCAGAAGTTGCCCTGGTGAGTGCGGGTCAGACGGCTGAGCAGGCGGCACCCCGTAAGGCCGAATCGGCGGGTTGGGGCGCACTCGGGGCCGCCATGATTGGCGCGCTTTTGGGCGGCATGATTTTGAATCTGATGCCCTGCGTGTTTCCGGTGATTGGCTTAAAGGTCTTGTCGTTTGCGCAGTCGGCCCATTCGCGCGCGGGTGCAATTCAACATGCACTTATCTTTGCTTCTGGTGTGATTGTGAGTTTCTTGGCCCTTGCGGGCCTGCTCTTAGCTCTGCGCGCCGCAGGGGATGCCGTGGGTTGGGGCTTTCAGTTGCAAAGCCCTTGGGTGGTCTTGCTCTTGGCATTTTTATTTGTGGCCATCGCCGTGAATTTATTTGGCGGCTTTGAGATGGGCCTGATGGGTAGCCGTGTGGCGAACTTAAGTTTTGCAGAGCGTGCGTCATCGTCGTCGGGTGCGCTGGGCGCGTTTTCTTCCGGCATCTTGGCCGTGGTGGTGGCGTCGCCCTGCACCGCACCGTTTATGGGAAGCGCGATTGGCTTTACCGCAACTGCCGGCATTGCGGAGACGCTTGCGGTCTTTGCTGCATTGGGCGTGGGCATGTCACTGCCCTATTTGGTGTTGGCCGCATGGCCGGGGCTTTTGGAAAGAATGCCGCGGCCGGGCCTTTGGATGGTGCGCTTTAAGCAGGCCATGGCCTTTCCCATGCTGGCTGCAGCAGCATGGTTGTTTTGGGTCTTGGCCAATCTGCAGGGGCCGCAGGTGGTGCTGGCTGCATTGATTGGCGCGATCGCCTTAAGTCTTGGTCTGTGGTGTTACGGCGTGATTCAGCGTGGTGGTTCGAAGATTGCTGCTGGCCTCACTCTCGTGTTGATGATGGTGCTCGTTGCTTATGCAGCGATAGAGGCAACACGCGCGGTCTCACCAGCTGCAGCACCAACCAATCTATCATCCACTGGCCCTGGCGTTTCTGTCTCGGGTGATGGGCCTGTGTCTTCTTTCGCCCCGCAAAATAGTGCGGCAATGTGGCAGCCGTGGGCGCCGGGCCTGCCAGAGCGCCTGCAGGCCCAGGGCCACACGGTGTTTGTCGATTTCACTGCCACCTGGTGTATTTCATGCCAGGCCAACAAGGTGCGTGTCTTACAAAAAGAGTCTGTGATCAATGCGTTCACGCAAAGTGGTGTGAAGACTGTTCGTGCGGACTGGACAAGGCGTGATGATCAGATTGGCGCAGAGTTAGCGCGGCATGGCCGCAACGGGATTCCGCTCTATCTGGTCTACCCCCGCGGCGGGGGTGCACCAAAAATTCTGTCGGAGTGGCTGACCGAAAAAGAAGTGATGGACGCGATTCGTTGA
- the dapB gene encoding 4-hydroxy-tetrahydrodipicolinate reductase: MTNNTSPVRIAISGATGRMGRMLIETVLADPQTRLSAALDIASSPMLGKDAGDFMGQATGIKISADAMSALKDSDVLIDFTRPAATLDYLKACQANGVRAVIGTTGFDAAGLAAIQQFGKTQSAVFAPNMSVGVNITLKLLEVAGKYLSDGFDIEVIEAHHRHKVDAPSGTALKLGEVVAKAAGRNLQDVARYAREGHTGERDPKEIGFSVIRGGDIVGDHTVLFAGTGERIEITHKSSSRATYAQGAVRAAKFLMQQPKGVFDMQDVLGLRG, from the coding sequence ATGACCAACAACACTTCCCCTGTTCGAATCGCTATTTCGGGTGCGACCGGTCGTATGGGCCGCATGCTGATTGAAACGGTCTTGGCCGACCCACAGACACGCTTAAGCGCGGCACTGGATATCGCCTCAAGCCCCATGCTGGGCAAAGATGCCGGTGACTTCATGGGCCAGGCCACGGGCATCAAGATCTCTGCAGACGCCATGAGCGCCTTAAAAGACAGCGATGTGCTGATCGACTTCACCCGGCCCGCCGCAACACTGGATTACCTAAAGGCCTGCCAGGCCAATGGTGTGCGTGCCGTGATTGGCACCACAGGCTTTGATGCGGCTGGCCTTGCAGCGATTCAGCAATTCGGCAAAACACAATCCGCAGTCTTCGCACCGAACATGAGTGTGGGCGTGAACATCACGCTGAAACTCTTGGAAGTCGCTGGCAAGTATCTGTCCGATGGCTTTGATATTGAAGTCATCGAGGCCCATCATCGGCACAAGGTCGATGCACCATCGGGCACCGCATTAAAACTTGGTGAAGTCGTGGCCAAGGCAGCCGGCCGCAATCTACAAGATGTTGCGCGATACGCCCGCGAGGGCCACACCGGTGAGCGCGACCCCAAAGAGATTGGGTTTTCGGTGATTCGTGGCGGCGATATTGTTGGCGATCACACGGTGCTCTTTGCCGGCACAGGTGAGCGCATTGAAATTACCCACAAATCGTCTTCTCGCGCGACTTATGCGCAGGGTGCCGTGCGGGCCGCGAAATTTCTGATGCAACAGCCCAAGGGCGTCTTTGATATGCAAGACGTGCTGGGGCTTCGGGGTTAA
- a CDS encoding outer membrane protein assembly factor BamE has translation MTKPLRLTGLLLTPLLLAGCSTPQWVKSARENPPNWLTPYRVDIGQGNYVSEAMAAQLKEGMTKEQVRAVLGTPLLVDPFRSDRWDYVFDIQRGDGRKERRRFSVTFKDNLLASWGGDPLPKDGGEGILPSRPAR, from the coding sequence ATGACCAAGCCACTACGCCTTACCGGACTTTTGCTAACCCCCCTGCTGCTTGCGGGCTGCAGTACCCCACAGTGGGTGAAATCCGCCAGGGAAAACCCACCCAATTGGCTCACGCCGTATCGCGTGGATATTGGCCAGGGTAACTATGTGTCCGAGGCCATGGCCGCCCAGCTCAAAGAAGGCATGACCAAGGAACAAGTCCGGGCGGTATTGGGCACCCCACTTCTGGTTGACCCATTTCGCAGTGACCGCTGGGATTACGTGTTCGACATTCAACGCGGCGATGGCCGAAAAGAACGCCGCCGTTTTTCCGTGACTTTCAAAGACAACCTGCTGGCTAGCTGGGGGGGAGATCCCCTGCCCAAAGATGGTGGCGAAGGCATTCTTCCATCACGTCCGGCACGCTAA
- the fur gene encoding ferric iron uptake transcriptional regulator — translation MPGIEDLKTTGLKVTTPRLKVLDIFHRASTRHLTAEDVYRALLAENLDIGLATVYRVLTQFEQAGILARSNFESGKAVFELNEGNHHDHLVCLDCGRVEEFFDSQIEDRQHEIAEKKGFRLQEHALALYGHCTRTDCDFKRGSAADGKLVKGK, via the coding sequence ATGCCCGGAATCGAGGATCTCAAAACCACTGGCCTGAAGGTCACCACGCCCCGACTTAAGGTGCTGGATATCTTTCATCGGGCCAGCACCCGCCACCTGACGGCCGAAGACGTGTATCGGGCGCTGTTGGCAGAGAACTTGGATATTGGCCTGGCCACCGTTTATCGCGTGCTGACCCAGTTTGAGCAGGCCGGTATCCTGGCCAGAAGTAATTTCGAATCGGGCAAGGCGGTCTTTGAGCTAAACGAGGGCAACCATCACGACCATCTGGTCTGCCTGGATTGCGGCCGCGTGGAAGAGTTTTTTGATTCCCAGATCGAAGATCGTCAGCATGAGATCGCCGAGAAAAAAGGCTTTCGGCTGCAAGAGCATGCCCTGGCACTTTATGGCCACTGCACCCGAACCGATTGTGACTTTAAGCGGGGCTCAGCTGCCGACGGAAAGCTCGTCAAGGGCAAGTAG
- the recN gene encoding DNA repair protein RecN, whose product MLVSLSVHQFVIVERLELDIARGFTVMTGETGAGKSILIDALDLMLGGRADTSVIREGAAKADLSACFDIGSLPQVQAWLTEAGLEPADEDEPTTLLIRRTVESTGKSRAWINGQPATLAQLKTLGEALVDIHGQHAHQNLLRPNAQRQLLDAHAGLQKDTQALAELWREKQKIQQALDQAEQHSEQMQALRDQLEWKIEEIESLKLQPGEWASLSEEQKRLSHAAELLQTAQSALSSIDEEENSLLSQTERIAQRLANLTDKDPRIAAAAEAVQATAIQFQEAADALQKYLDKTDLDPERLAEVESRVEAIFTTARKLKTRPEQLTDILEDARRELASAQAAADVAQLKKQLATTDAAFQKLAQQISKARQKACDQLSVAVNDWFGQLAMGSMVFQAVCEPREQPASFGLEDVIFTLRNHAGGAPFPIQKVASGGELARISLAIAVVTSAASDIPTLIFDEVDTGIGGNVAHTVGKLLRQLGEARQVLCVTHLPQVASRGHQHFRITKRAAAKGAPSSELTALGSKERVDEIARMLGDQGTEKTSREHAKSLLALDELSVGS is encoded by the coding sequence ATGCTTGTCTCACTATCGGTTCATCAGTTTGTGATTGTCGAGCGCCTTGAGCTCGACATTGCCCGTGGCTTTACCGTGATGACCGGTGAAACGGGCGCTGGCAAATCCATTCTGATTGATGCCCTGGATCTCATGCTGGGTGGGCGGGCCGATACATCGGTAATTCGCGAGGGCGCTGCCAAGGCCGATCTTTCCGCCTGCTTTGATATCGGCAGCCTGCCCCAGGTCCAGGCCTGGCTAACCGAAGCGGGACTCGAGCCAGCAGATGAAGACGAGCCCACAACGCTACTGATTCGGCGCACGGTGGAATCCACTGGCAAATCCAGGGCCTGGATCAATGGGCAGCCTGCCACGCTTGCGCAACTTAAAACACTCGGCGAGGCCTTGGTGGATATTCACGGCCAGCATGCCCACCAGAATCTGCTTCGGCCCAATGCACAGCGGCAACTCTTAGATGCCCACGCGGGCCTGCAAAAAGACACCCAGGCCCTGGCTGAACTCTGGCGTGAAAAACAAAAAATTCAGCAGGCCTTGGATCAGGCCGAGCAACACTCGGAACAGATGCAGGCACTGCGCGATCAACTCGAGTGGAAGATCGAAGAGATTGAATCGCTCAAACTCCAGCCCGGTGAGTGGGCATCTTTGTCAGAAGAACAAAAGCGCCTCTCTCACGCTGCAGAACTCTTACAGACTGCCCAGTCGGCCTTAAGCAGTATTGATGAAGAAGAAAACTCGCTGCTCAGTCAGACAGAACGGATTGCCCAACGCTTAGCCAATCTGACCGACAAAGACCCAAGAATCGCCGCAGCAGCCGAAGCGGTTCAGGCCACGGCGATTCAGTTTCAAGAGGCTGCCGATGCGCTTCAAAAATACTTAGACAAAACCGATCTTGATCCCGAGCGATTGGCGGAAGTGGAAAGCCGCGTTGAGGCGATCTTCACCACTGCACGCAAATTAAAGACCCGGCCGGAACAACTCACCGACATTTTGGAAGACGCCCGCCGCGAATTGGCCAGTGCCCAGGCGGCCGCCGATGTGGCCCAGCTGAAAAAACAGTTGGCCACCACCGATGCCGCCTTTCAAAAACTTGCCCAGCAGATCTCCAAGGCCCGACAAAAAGCCTGCGACCAGCTCTCGGTCGCGGTCAATGATTGGTTTGGGCAGTTGGCCATGGGGTCGATGGTCTTTCAGGCCGTCTGTGAGCCCCGTGAGCAGCCGGCATCGTTTGGCCTGGAAGACGTAATCTTCACCCTGCGCAATCACGCGGGTGGTGCGCCCTTCCCCATTCAGAAGGTGGCATCAGGGGGGGAGCTGGCACGAATCAGTCTGGCCATTGCAGTGGTCACCTCTGCAGCCAGCGACATTCCGACACTCATCTTTGACGAGGTGGATACCGGCATTGGCGGCAACGTGGCCCACACCGTTGGCAAACTTCTGCGGCAACTTGGTGAGGCACGGCAGGTGCTGTGTGTCACCCACTTGCCACAAGTTGCATCACGCGGCCATCAACACTTTCGCATTACCAAACGTGCCGCCGCCAAAGGCGCACCAAGCAGCGAACTCACGGCCCTGGGGAGTAAAGAACGGGTGGATGAGATTGCCCGAATGCTGGGCGATCAGGGTACCGAGAAAACCTCTCGGGAACACGCCAAAAGCCTACTTGCCCTTGACGAGCTTTCCGTCGGCAGCTGA
- a CDS encoding NAD(+)/NADH kinase — translation MRNGQTPFKRIGLFGRPQTDGLGAPLRKIIATVRAAGGTVWLEQETATSAGLGKGESDGTGTLTELAQHIDLAVILGGDGTLLGVARQLAPYGIALIGVNQGRLGFMTDLDISQVDTELPAVLQGDYVQEDRSMLQVSVMRRKNSEHSRVAVFDAPALNDAVISRGAVSRMVELEIFVDGHYLQTLRADGLIVSTPTGSTAYSLSALGSILHPALAGTTLVPVAPQALSSRPIVLPETVEVQVVVNDGAGTSLHCDMQALASLEDGDKIVIRHAAHKARLLHPKSYDYFVMLRRKLHWSTNPLFVGRPDPQPPSENH, via the coding sequence ATGCGTAACGGTCAAACACCCTTTAAACGGATTGGGCTTTTCGGTCGGCCTCAGACCGATGGCCTGGGTGCGCCTTTGCGAAAAATCATCGCCACCGTCCGTGCTGCGGGCGGCACCGTCTGGCTGGAACAGGAGACCGCCACCAGCGCGGGCCTTGGCAAAGGCGAGTCTGACGGCACCGGCACGCTTACCGAACTTGCCCAACACATTGACCTGGCCGTGATTCTTGGGGGCGATGGCACCCTGCTTGGCGTTGCCCGACAGCTCGCCCCCTACGGGATTGCCCTGATTGGTGTGAACCAGGGCCGGCTCGGCTTTATGACCGACCTGGATATCTCCCAGGTGGACACCGAACTTCCAGCGGTACTACAGGGCGACTATGTCCAAGAAGACCGCAGCATGCTGCAGGTCTCGGTCATGCGCCGAAAAAATAGCGAACACAGCCGTGTGGCCGTCTTTGATGCCCCTGCGCTCAACGATGCCGTGATCAGCCGCGGGGCCGTGAGCCGCATGGTGGAGCTGGAAATCTTTGTCGATGGCCACTATCTGCAGACCCTGCGGGCCGACGGATTAATTGTCTCGACCCCCACCGGGTCAACGGCCTACTCGCTTTCGGCACTTGGCTCGATTTTGCATCCTGCACTTGCCGGAACGACCCTGGTTCCCGTGGCCCCACAGGCGCTCTCGAGCCGGCCCATCGTGCTGCCGGAAACGGTGGAAGTACAAGTCGTTGTCAACGATGGTGCAGGCACCAGCCTGCACTGCGATATGCAGGCGCTGGCCTCGCTGGAAGACGGTGACAAGATCGTGATCCGGCATGCAGCCCACAAGGCCCGGCTGCTTCACCCCAAGAGCTACGACTACTTTGTCATGCTTCGGCGCAAACTCCACTGGAGTACCAACCCGCTTTTTGTCGGCAGGCCTGACCCGCAGCCCCCTTCCGAAAATCATTAG
- the hrcA gene encoding heat-inducible transcriptional repressor HrcA yields MLDDRSRNLLKTLIEHYIADGQPVGSRALSKFSGLDLSPATIRNVMADLEDMGLVASPHTSAGRVPTPKGYRLFVDSLLTVQPIAPTQAAMLEGQLQADAPHRLMNHAAQLLSSLSSFAGVVVTPKRGGVFRHIEFLRLSECRVLLIVVSPEGDVHNRILQTDRDYTPTELTEAGNYINSHYAGLDFEAVRQRLKGELSELRNDISALMQLAVQTGEDVMKSPDDAVLVSGERRLLDISDLSENMSRLRRLFDLFEQKASLAQLLDASTQGQGVQIFIGGESSLVPIEELSVVAAPYEIDGRVVGTLGVIGPTRMAYERVIPIVDITAKLLSTALSQPGSAHHN; encoded by the coding sequence ATGCTTGATGATCGATCCCGCAACCTTCTGAAAACCCTGATTGAGCACTACATTGCCGACGGCCAGCCGGTCGGTTCGCGTGCGCTTTCCAAGTTCTCGGGCCTGGATTTGTCACCGGCCACCATTCGCAATGTGATGGCTGATTTAGAAGATATGGGCCTGGTGGCCAGCCCCCACACATCGGCTGGCCGGGTGCCCACGCCCAAGGGCTACCGGCTCTTTGTGGATAGCCTGCTCACGGTTCAGCCGATTGCCCCAACCCAGGCGGCAATGCTGGAGGGCCAGCTTCAGGCCGATGCCCCCCACCGCCTGATGAATCATGCGGCCCAGCTGCTCTCAAGCTTGTCGAGTTTTGCGGGTGTGGTGGTCACGCCCAAACGTGGCGGCGTGTTTCGGCATATTGAATTTCTGCGCTTAAGTGAGTGCCGTGTGCTGCTGATTGTGGTGAGCCCCGAAGGTGATGTGCATAACCGTATTTTGCAGACCGACCGTGATTACACCCCCACCGAACTCACCGAGGCAGGCAATTACATCAATAGCCATTACGCGGGCCTTGATTTCGAGGCCGTGCGCCAGCGTTTAAAAGGCGAGTTGTCGGAACTTCGCAATGACATCTCGGCGCTCATGCAGTTGGCCGTTCAGACCGGTGAAGATGTGATGAAAAGCCCAGATGATGCGGTATTGGTTTCGGGTGAGCGCCGGCTTTTGGATATTTCTGATTTGTCAGAAAACATGAGTCGCTTGCGCCGGCTCTTTGACTTGTTTGAGCAAAAGGCATCGCTTGCCCAGCTGCTTGATGCGTCGACGCAAGGGCAGGGCGTGCAGATTTTCATTGGCGGAGAATCGTCATTGGTGCCAATTGAAGAGTTGTCGGTGGTGGCGGCACCCTATGAGATTGATGGCCGAGTGGTGGGCACACTTGGTGTGATTGGCCCCACCCGCATGGCTTATGAGCGGGTGATTCCAATTGTGGACATCACTGCAAAACTACTTTCCACCGCATTGAGTCAGCCCGGCTCGGCGCATCACAATTAA
- the hemH gene encoding ferrochelatase, with protein MPFPLKPEPDYSHGTPLRTGVLLINLGTPDAPTAPALRSYLKEFLSDPRVVEIPKLVWWPILNGIILNVRPQKSAVKYASIWMDEGSPLRVYTERQAALIKAELVNRGVDVDVDYAMRYGNPSIPAVIEQMRARGLRRLLVLPMYPQYSSSTTATAFDVLMDEFTAIRNQPDLRLIRSFHDYDPYISALAKSVERHWAAHGRGDLLLFSFHGVPKRSLLKGDPYHCECHKTARLVAEKLGLPTSAWRLAFQSRFGKAEWLKPYTSEVIHDLPKQGVKTLDVMCPGFPADCLETLEEIAMEGKEDFLTAGGEHYRYIPCLNDDANGISALTDLIEQHMQGWPVKRAEVPTQGELELQRARALQRGAEK; from the coding sequence ATGCCTTTCCCTTTAAAGCCCGAACCGGATTACAGCCACGGCACACCGCTGCGCACCGGTGTGTTGTTGATCAATCTGGGCACGCCCGATGCGCCGACAGCGCCTGCTTTACGCAGCTATCTGAAAGAGTTTCTGTCAGACCCGCGTGTGGTGGAGATTCCCAAGCTAGTCTGGTGGCCCATTCTGAATGGCATCATTTTGAATGTGCGGCCGCAGAAGTCTGCCGTGAAATACGCCAGCATCTGGATGGACGAGGGCTCGCCGCTTCGTGTCTACACCGAGCGTCAGGCCGCTTTAATTAAAGCTGAACTTGTCAATCGCGGGGTTGATGTGGATGTCGACTACGCCATGCGTTATGGCAACCCCAGCATTCCTGCGGTGATAGAGCAGATGCGCGCCCGTGGTCTGCGCCGCTTGTTGGTGCTGCCCATGTACCCGCAGTATTCATCGAGCACCACGGCGACTGCGTTTGATGTGCTGATGGATGAATTCACCGCCATTCGCAATCAGCCCGATCTTCGACTGATTCGCAGTTTCCATGATTACGACCCGTATATCTCGGCGCTTGCCAAGAGTGTGGAGCGGCATTGGGCCGCCCATGGCCGGGGTGATCTACTGCTCTTTAGTTTCCACGGTGTGCCCAAGCGATCGCTGTTAAAGGGCGACCCCTATCACTGCGAGTGCCATAAGACCGCACGGTTGGTGGCTGAAAAGTTGGGCCTTCCTACTTCCGCCTGGCGCCTGGCCTTTCAGTCGCGATTCGGCAAGGCCGAGTGGCTAAAGCCGTACACGTCTGAAGTGATCCATGACCTGCCCAAGCAGGGTGTTAAAACGCTAGATGTCATGTGCCCAGGTTTTCCTGCCGATTGCTTGGAGACACTGGAAGAGATCGCCATGGAGGGCAAGGAAGATTTCTTAACGGCGGGTGGCGAGCACTATCGTTACATTCCCTGCCTGAACGATGATGCGAATGGCATTTCTGCTTTGACGGACCTGATCGAGCAGCACATGCAGGGCTGGCCCGTTAAGCGCGCCGAAGTGCCCACCCAGGGCGAGCTGGAGTTGCAGCGCGCACGTGCATTGCAGCGCGGCGCTGAGAAATAG
- a CDS encoding AAA family ATPase, which translates to MPDTVNIPALLDNLSRRYPDTQPRPIETHISWVLIAGRFAYKIKKPVKFAFVDFLTLERRKHFCEEEIRLNQRFAPEIYLGVVPIVFSASTNEWAIDPTTPPAPNEIVEWAVKMKAFEADATLDHAATVEPAQIDAIADRIAQFHQSEPSIPADSPLGSAAEVARIARENLAELAAMLPEDQRIQALQQWTEKDINRLTPVFTARKQQGAVKDGHGDLHLGNIAWAEGRPLIFDCIEFSDTLRCIDVMSEIAFLFMDLCARNHKPLAWRMLNRWLEHTGDCAGLVTLPFYAAYRALVRAKISLHQKKSDDANRYLTLATEFSSPPVPTLMLMHGFSGSGKTYASQRILESRGMIRLRSDVERKRLHGLAAQESSRSELNTALYQEQATQDTFHHLEQQAARLLQAGFGVIVDATFLRHLLRERFIALAAQLRVPATIMDADVAPEICRERILQRQQSEKDASEATLDVLAHQLQSADPLTSQELAITQKVSEVLSEKPGV; encoded by the coding sequence GTGCCTGACACCGTGAACATTCCCGCCCTACTCGATAACTTGTCGAGGCGTTATCCAGACACACAGCCGCGGCCAATCGAAACCCATATCTCCTGGGTACTGATCGCAGGCAGGTTCGCCTACAAGATCAAAAAGCCGGTGAAGTTTGCCTTTGTTGACTTTCTGACCCTTGAGCGCCGAAAGCATTTTTGCGAAGAAGAAATCCGACTGAACCAGCGGTTTGCGCCCGAGATTTATCTGGGCGTGGTGCCGATTGTGTTTAGCGCTAGTACGAACGAATGGGCCATTGACCCAACAACCCCACCCGCCCCAAACGAGATTGTCGAGTGGGCAGTCAAGATGAAGGCTTTTGAGGCCGACGCCACACTAGACCATGCCGCGACCGTTGAGCCAGCCCAGATCGATGCGATTGCGGACCGGATCGCGCAGTTTCACCAAAGCGAGCCATCAATCCCAGCGGACAGTCCACTGGGAAGCGCCGCCGAAGTCGCCCGAATCGCCCGAGAAAACCTGGCCGAACTCGCGGCCATGCTGCCCGAAGACCAAAGGATTCAGGCACTACAACAATGGACCGAAAAAGACATCAATCGACTCACACCCGTCTTCACCGCACGCAAACAGCAAGGCGCTGTGAAAGATGGGCATGGTGATTTACACCTGGGCAATATCGCCTGGGCCGAGGGTCGGCCGCTAATCTTTGACTGTATCGAATTTAGCGACACGCTGCGCTGTATTGATGTGATGAGCGAAATCGCATTTTTATTCATGGACTTATGCGCGCGGAACCACAAGCCACTGGCCTGGCGTATGCTCAACCGCTGGCTGGAACACACGGGAGACTGCGCGGGGCTGGTCACCCTTCCGTTTTATGCAGCCTATCGTGCATTGGTGCGGGCCAAAATTAGTCTGCATCAAAAGAAATCGGATGATGCGAATCGCTATTTGACCCTTGCCACGGAATTCTCATCCCCACCAGTTCCAACACTCATGCTGATGCATGGTTTCTCTGGCAGCGGAAAGACCTATGCGTCGCAACGTATTTTGGAATCTAGGGGCATGATTCGGCTGCGCTCAGATGTAGAGCGCAAGCGCCTGCATGGGCTTGCTGCTCAAGAGAGCAGCCGATCCGAACTCAATACAGCGCTGTATCAAGAGCAGGCGACGCAAGACACCTTTCATCACTTGGAACAACAGGCCGCCAGGCTTTTGCAGGCTGGCTTTGGCGTGATTGTCGATGCCACCTTTTTACGCCACCTCTTGCGCGAAAGGTTTATTGCGCTCGCGGCACAACTCCGCGTTCCTGCCACGATCATGGATGCAGATGTGGCGCCAGAGATTTGTCGCGAACGAATCTTGCAACGCCAGCAAAGCGAAAAAGACGCATCAGAGGCCACGCTCGATGTGCTAGCCCATCAACTACAGTCTGCAGACCCGCTCACTTCGCAAGAGTTGGCGATCACCCAAAAAGTGTCAGAGGTCCTGAGCGAGAAACCCGGTGTCTGA